In the Primulina eburnea isolate SZY01 chromosome 15, ASM2296580v1, whole genome shotgun sequence genome, ACGTATTGGAAATAATTGCTGTATGTTTGCGCTTATCATCGTTTGGTTGGTAGGCCAGACCGACTTATATTGGATAACTTCACTTTTTTACTGCTAGATGATCATCATATGAAAATTGTTGGAAAGCCCATCTATTAAGCATTTGTAGTGAAACTATGAGGATTTTTTTTCCAGTTAACAGTGATTGATATGGGATATTTTTGTCTCCATCATTGGTAGATTATGTTTAAGTCATTGTTAGAAATTTCTAATGAAATCTCGAAATTTGGGGTTTCCCAGCCTACTGAACCGAAATTTCAAAGGTATCCCAGAATTTCGTTAAAAAGGATGCAAATGAAACAATATTTTATCTATTAGTATTGAATAACTCATTGTTTTTTGTCTGCAAAAAGAATTATAAACATGAATTACCGCGATATTTTCCCGATTGAACTCAAAAGTTGGTATATCGTGAAAATTTCGTTTGAAGTTCTCATAACCTACCTAATGCTCTGAAATATATATAGAAACCCGTACTTTATGTCCTGTTATTGTATGCATGTGTACTTGATGATCCCCAAGTGATGCTAACACTTTTTCGTCAATATCTAGTTTGAAAGGTGCATCGTTTAACTGAAACATGGGTAAGAGGAAGTCCAAGGCAAAGCCACCTCCAAAGAAGAGAATGGACAAACTTGACACAGTTTTCAGCTGTCCCTTCTGCAATCATGGCACAAGTGTCGAGTGCCGCATGTAAGTGGTTTATGAACTTTCTCCCCTTTTCACTTTCCAGCCTCATCATTCTGATTTTAAACTCTGGTCTCTATATTGAGTTTGAGTTCGTTTTGGTTGGTGATTAGTTAGAGAAAATTTGTGCCTCTCAAATTTGTGTGTAGTTTGATTCATGGATCGTAAGAGGTTTGAGGTTCGACCTTGTATGTCAAGCTGCTTAAAATACAGAAATGTGTTAGTTGCACAAAAGCGATCTcaaattttatttgaatctgTAAGCTCTGATTTATGAAATCATTGTTTTATGTTTCAGTGATATGAAGAACTTGATTGGTGAGGCCTCATGCCAGATTTGCCAAGAGAGCTTTAGCACCACTGTAACAGGTATGCAATTTATTACCTCTTTCTAAGAAAATCAATTTGCTAAGCACACAAATAGTTACGGAAATTCTAAGCTTTTTAACCAATTAGTTTTTAATGCATTTGGAAATCGAGTATACATGTGGCTAAGGTCCATGGAAAACCCTTGTTTACCAATTTCTCTCGTGGCCTGTCCCtcgaattattttatcattttatgtTTGTTTGGCAATCACGCCAGGTCTTCAACCTCTCTATCCAAGATTCGAATTAACTTTATGCTTTGAATTGTTTGCAGCTTTGACAGAACCAATAGACATGTAAGTAACATATAAATACTTCCCTAGCAACTTCATGCGTGGTTTATTTTCCTCTTTCCGCATTCTAAAGCACAAAATTCTGACAACAGATATAGTGAGTGGATCGATGAATGTGAACGTGTCAATAACCTCGAGGACGAAGATGCATAGAGGATATAGGAGTTTACAGCTCCAGAAAATGTTTTTTAGCACTATGAGGGTGACTTGCCATTCCACTCACAGAGCTCGTTTGATGGATAACAGTCCAAGTAATTGTATCTTTAAACAactatgtgtgtgtatatgttTGCAAAACTAGTACGAATCCTTTGCTGTACCTGTTTAATGTAACATTATACCTTAACGAGTGTTTATCTACCAACGTTCTTGTTCTTTATGGTGCTAAATAGTAGTTGACAATCCTGGTTGATTCAAACTTATGATCGTTGTTTGATATTTAGCGTAGTTTGGCAACGTAAGATTTATTTGGTAAGATGAAGTTTCGAAATGAAAATCGAATTTGAAATTGTTTGATGAGTTTTAATTTTCACTGTAATTGTTCTTGCAAAGAGAACTACAAAAAAACTAGTGGTTCAGTGTATGATTTGAAGGATTGAGAATTAGCGTTATTATTgactatatttattttataatgttTCAAATGCTTGAAATTTGATGATGTGGATTTAATCAATGAAATCCTACAAACTGTCTATTttaatgataaataatttttctattttaatGATAAATAGTTTTTTTGcgattataattttaaatacatcgatatatattcttttattttacTTTGATGTCTAAATTtagtaaaaattaaattaaattaagacCTCCTAAATTCTATCCATGTATGATGTATTATACAGAATCAGAAAAAAGGGAAGCAGAAATAAGCAAACGCTTTTAAAAATCGTGCAACAGATGGATGTTCTTAAACCCTTGTGCGGATGACATCACATACACGTCGGCACCTCTCTCCATTTTGCAAATCCTTTCATCCAACTTCTGTTCAAGGAAAAAATGTTTCCAATCTCGATTTTGGcggttaaaatatcaaaatttagcTATTAATTTCGTAGCGACCGCATACCAGTCGATTTGTATGATCACTCATGCGGTGGTTGCTGCGGAGTAGAACCGTAGTGGCGATTCGAAATGGATCGCACAATTCATTTGAGTTACGTAGGAGTGTGATGGCGAGCTGTAGAGCGGTCCTATTGCCGCGTTTCGGTGGACCAGAGGTGTTGGAGGTCCGAGAAAATGTGAATCTACCTGAACTCAAGCCTAATGAGGTCCTCGTTCGGACTCGAGCCGTCTCGGTCAATCCGCTCGATACCAGAGTTAGTTTCCAAATTTATGGCTCGTTCTTATTTTTGAGTCCGAATTTTTATTCACTGTTTTGCGATAGAATTTTTAGATTTGCGGTTGGGTATGAATGAATTAACGTTCGTAATTTATGTAGACAAGTATCAAATGTAGGATCGTGGAATAAAAGTTTTCCTCTTCTAGAGGATATATAAGCTAATGTAAATGTGTTCAATGATCTGGTAGAAAAATTAAACTATTTCTATACTTTATATGTTTAGGAAAATAGCAAGGACTGCTAAGCTTGTATTTGTGATTATTTGGTTGTTATTTGTTTTTCAGTAGTTTTGGAATATAAATTTAGCTCCCTCGTGAGAAAAATCAACAGATAGGGTATTTGGAGCTGTGAACTATCTGGATCTTATTTGAAATTGGTTTATCTAACTAGCTAATTTTGTATCAGAATGATTGAAaggattgattattgatattatGTAGAATTTGATTATTTACAGATGAGATCAGGCTATGGTCGTTCGCTGTTTGAACCACTTTTGCCAATAATCTTAGGACGTGATATTAGTGGTGAAGTTGCAGCTTTGGGAAGTTCTGTACACTCACTCAGTGTAGGACAGGAAGTTTTTGGTGCTCTTCATCCTACAGCAGTGAGGGGTACTTATGCTGACTATGCAATTCTTGCAGAAGACCAACTTACCGTGAAGCCAGAATCAATTTCACATGTGGTAGGTTGCCTACAGTTATATGCAGGGACAATCAACCTATAGCTATTGTCTCTCTCTTTTGAGCTTTACTAATATGCAAATTTGTTATACCTGCATTTCTTTTTCTGCATATAATTCTGTTTTTCAGATTTGTGGGACAATCAACCTACCACTGTTGTCCTTTCCTTTTTGAGCTTTACTAATTAGTGATGACCAAACATTGCATTTTTTTTATCAGTGCTTTAAAAAGCACATTTACGCAGCGTAAGCTATTCGTACatgttaatgatttgattttaaaatatagaAATATACTTAAGTAAATAAATGAGATAATCAGTCATAAAACCATAATAATTCATCTTTACATGCCAAAATAAGTCAATCTAAATAACCGGATCGGATCTAGGGTTCCAACTTCGGCTTTGAATACTTGGAGGCCGAGTTCTTCGCTTGGGAAGTCTGAAGTCGGCTctgaaatttaatttttggcTCAAATCTGCCAATTTGTGGGCCTTTAATATTTGGCCCAAATAGGGCTATAGCACACGCTATTTGTGCAATATCGTGTGTTATTCGTGTAAAACGCGAAGGAACGAGCGGTATGTAGCACTCGCACTCCAGAATACACTATAGAGCGCTATTTTAAACGCTGATTTTTATGTCCTGCATTTTTGTTTCTGCTTATAGTTGTATTTTGCAATTCTCTGGCAGCGGATAGTCCATTTATCTGTCTTTTTTTTCGTCCCAAGTAGATGCTGTTACACTGGAGCATGACACATGTATTTGTCTTTAATAGGAAGCAAGTGCCATCCCTTTTGCTGCCTTGACTGCCTGGCGTGCACTGAGATGTACAGCAAGGATTAAGCAAGGGTATTTACAGCTGATGATTAAATTATATTGCTGGGGTCAATTTTCCTTCATGTGCTTGTACAACATTTCAAGCGTAATGGGAATTGGGAAATAGCATTTTTGTTAGTGAAGTATAGTCAAACAAAAAACTAGCTCAAAGCCTGAAAGAATGCTGCAGTCTGCAAGTACTTTCCTAAAGTTGCATCGACCAAAATTCAGTCGACTTGCTTTTGTCGCCTCTTGTTGGGCATTTCTAAAAATAGGGCAGTGGACGACCGCCAAGCGCCTAGACGCCGCCTTTTAGAACAATTATTATACTTATACAAATCATAAGGTTTATTACGATTGACATCTAGGAGATAATTTATGATCTTGAGGAGTTTAAAATGATCCATTGCGGGCACAATTAGGGTGCACAATTGAGGGCGGGTACCTTGACATTAGattgtaagaaataaaataactgTGTCCAATTACATTTGTATATCTGTACTTTCTGAATTCGATCTGTTAACTGGATTGTCACAGACAAAGATTGCTAGTGGTGGGTGGAGGCGGAGCTGTAGGATTTTCTGCAATTCAGCTTGCAGTGGCTGTTGGATGTCATGTTTCTACCACATGTGGGGGTGAATGTATTGCTCGTATCTTGGCAGCAGGTGCCGAACAAGCTGTTGACTATGCTACTGAGGTAATGATGTGGTTAAATCTGTCATAATTCCTCAGTTTTActcgttttaaaatattttaatatgtaaACTTGTTACATGCGTCAAATTTGCAGGACTATGAAGCATCAATAAATGGTTATTTTGATGCCGTATTGGATACCATTGGCGTAACTGAGACAGAAAGAATTGGCATAAATCTTTTGAAGAGAGGGGGGCATTACATGACATTGCAGGTATATGATGAGGCAACGTGGCTTTTTCCCAGAAGCAACTTAGATCCATAATTTCCATGGTACATACAATTACGCATGGTTTTGGTTGTCTTCACCAGGGAGAGACTGCATCCTTGACTGATAGGTATGGACTAGCAGTTGGCCTTCCTATGTCAACAGCAATATTGTTGATGAAGCAAGTCCAATATCGATATTCACATGGAATCGGTGAGCCGAGCATTGACCTTCTAGTCTATTCATGGTTAAAATTTACATGAATGCCAAAATTGAAAGAGAAGCACCATTGCATGTCTTCTCCCGGAACGTGCGATTTTCTAATTTTGTCTTGAATTGTGCAAATAGATGTTACAGTATGAATTTGACTCTGCATTTTTATATCAGTATGAAATAAGAAGCTTTTCTAATGATCGGGATATGCTGACACTACAAAGAGATGATTGTTATTGTATGGAAGTCACGAACGTGCGATTCCGCTGGAACTATTAATTAGTCTTGAATTGTGCAAATAGATGTTACCTCAATCTCGTTCTTCTTATTTGTATGCTGACTTCTTAGACCTTTTGCATTGTTAAGCAAACTGATTGTATTTTATTTGGTTATCACCACGGATATTGATTTGGTTTTCCTTGCAACTTTTTCGTGCCTGAAGgctctagtattttgaaatTAGCAAAAAGGTTATTCATGCATTTGTCTTGATCAGATAGCACAAAAATTGGTTCGGCCCCCCCTAAATATTCAGTAACGATGCTTAAATGTCAACTCATCATTATTGTCTTGTACAGAATATTGGTGGAATTACATGAGGACCGATCCTGAAGGTTTGCGCGAAATTCGTCGGCTATCTGAAGCGGGAAAACTGAAAGTACCCGTTGACAAGACCTTTTCAATGAAACAGGTGAGAGAAGCTCACGAGGCCAAAGATAAGAGGCTCGTTCCAGGTAAAGTAGTTTTAGAATTTGACTAGCTCGGGTTCATCCGTATTCGACACGTGAATTTTTTATGGTAATATATAGTTACTAAAAAGATGTACATTTTATGGTGGCAATCCGTGCTTTCTTTGGGAattttgattgttgtaggttttTAACCAATTTCTTAATAAATACTATAAGGTTTTCGAGAATGATGGATGAGATGATACGAAATTATATAAAGTAGTTCTGTAGTTGGGAAAAGTCACTTCTGGGACATTGATTTTTTCAGTTGGGGATAACACACGGACGAATGAAGTCGTAACTCGTAAAATTAGATTAGAACATCGGATGATATTATAAATCTTTTGCCTCTCCATGTAACAGAGAGTCTTCCTGATATTGCCACTTGAATTCCCCCTAATTTTGTGTCTCGCATACTTCAATTTCAAAATCCATACACGTTTCTTTTCTTCACTCCATTTCGAGTGAAGTGCGACCAAATCGCAGCATCGGATCTTTGATGTAGATTTGGAAATCTTAACTTATGGAAACGAGTGGAATTAAATTTGTTTCTAACTATTGAAACCTACAAATTATACATTCTCTGAAAGAAACCGAGAATGAACGAAGCTAAATTAAAACTTTTAGGTCCCTCTTAAAGAAACAACTCAGTGGAAttctttaaattatttatttaaataaaactgGAAAAAAGTTTAATGATGGTTCCGTAGGCCCGATTGGTAATAGCTCTTTTTCTAATTTGCAATCCTTCTAATAGGACTTATCATGGGCATAAATCCTACATGAAACATGAAAGTGACCCAACTGCTGAATGTGGACCACCTAATCACTTGCATGTGGGAGTGCAATTGACTCACCACCTAACTAATCCAAAAAACCCAAGTATCACTTTCCAAAATCCCATCACAAACCTAGGGTGagtattcggttaattcggttaccgaccgaaccgaattaaccataaccgaaccgaatcgAAATATTTAGtcataaccgaaccgaccgaattaattttcataaccgatgaaaaacagaaccgaattaaaatcggttaattcggtcggtgaccgaattaaccgattaatttaaaaaaaaaattgtgatttaactttaattatatatgtaatttttttttaacactaCACTTTACacaaagagtgagtctcatgtgagaccgtctcacggatcttaatccgtgagacgggtcaacctcactcatattcacaaaaaaaagtaatactcttaacataaaaagtaatacattttcatggatgacccaaataagagatccgtctcacaattacgacccgtgaaaccgtctcatacaagtttttgtcttacacaaatgcataaaaacataaaatcacacacattccaaatgtataagttttatttgaacacaattaatacatactatatcgattttaaaattaaaaattaaaatatttataaaaattgaaaaataaaaaaaatattaaataataatatttattatatcggttaattcggttaaccgatttcaaaattttgaaaaccgtaatcaaaccgaattaaccgatataaccgattttttttaatttgaaaaccgaatttccgaagtaaccgaaccgaatttccaAATTgactcggttcggtcggtttcggtttaaccgaaatcttgctCACCCCTACACAAACCCAACTTTCCCCcattcatcttttcttctgctGGAAAAAGTGCttttttattattgaaaatATGCTCTTGTCCAAACCCAAATGGCTGTTCTTTTTGTTGTTTCATTTTATGGTGCAAGTGCAACTATCGATCAAAACCCACCCTCCCATTCTCCATTTCCAACGTAACCTTTGACCACGcatcttaattattatttattccaTGTTTCCGCTAAATTGATAGCTTTTTACTTCAACCTTGGCaattaattaatccaataagcAACACCAATGTGGGTAATTTATAGCATGGTGAAACTGTGTCAACCAGTTGACAAACACAAAAttcatgtgagacggtctcacatgtcaatTTTATGGTACATATATTCTATATGGATCGCTCATCTAAATATGTTGTTTTTTacgataaaattattatttttattataaatattggtAAAATTGAAACATCTCGTTAATAAAAGTCCGTAAAATCGTCACACAAAAAACTCCTTACAAATAACACCTCCGGAAGTCCATTTCCAGTGCACAATCCTTGTGTCGCTGATTTAACTTAACCTTGGCCTTTGGCTCTATTTCAATTACGACACAGCTATCGGCTTCCCGCGCGTGAATAATTCACATTAGCCTGAAGTATGGCCCGACAATCTCTCAACCGGCGCAGAAATTCTGATTTGGCCTCAAGGCTGGATGGCAACTCCAATGGaggtaaaataatattttatgctaagatttcaTCTTCATACGCGAAG is a window encoding:
- the LOC140815215 gene encoding uncharacterized protein, which encodes MRWLLRSRTVVAIRNGSHNSFELRRSVMASCRAVLLPRFGGPEVLEVRENVNLPELKPNEVLVRTRAVSVNPLDTRMRSGYGRSLFEPLLPIILGRDISGEVAALGSSVHSLSVGQEVFGALHPTAVRGTYADYAILAEDQLTVKPESISHVEASAIPFAALTAWRALRCTARIKQGQRLLVVGGGGAVGFSAIQLAVAVGCHVSTTCGGECIARILAAGAEQAVDYATEDYEASINGYFDAVLDTIGVTETERIGINLLKRGGHYMTLQGETASLTDRYGLAVGLPMSTAILLMKQVQYRYSHGIEYWWNYMRTDPEGLREIRRLSEAGKLKVPVDKTFSMKQVREAHEAKDKRLVPGKVVLEFD
- the LOC140815084 gene encoding transcription elongation factor 1 homolog isoform X2; protein product: MGKRKSKAKPPPKKRMDKLDTVFSCPFCNHGTSVECRIDMKNLIGEASCQICQESFSTTVTALTEPIDIYSEWIDECERVNNLEDEDA
- the LOC140815084 gene encoding transcription elongation factor 1 homolog isoform X1, which translates into the protein MGKRKSKAKPPPKKRMDKLDTVFSCPFCNHGTSVECRIDMKNLIGEASCQICQESFSTTVTGLQPLYPRFELTLCFELFAALTEPIDIYSEWIDECERVNNLEDEDA